CTCAACGTACACCTTTTAAATCCAATTCAggtatcattttaaaacaaattgtctCTACTTACCAACAAGCCAGAACTTTGAGTCATGATATCAAACTTGAGACCCGCAAGGTTGGCGTAGCACGAATACACAATCAGGACGGTATTAACAAGTGCCACGTACATATCTATATAGTACGACGCGACGGGGTTCAAATTCGCAAAcggactgaaaatttaaaacaaacagttAAGCTTACAAATTGAGATAATATATGGAGCGTAGAATGCCTAGTAATATCCATCATCAGGTTTAATTTTGGGAGGAGAAATTCGTCATCCTTCTTGTGCCACACTCGAACAAATGGCGTCTCATGAATGATAGATGGATGCGGTGGCGGCtgcaataaaaagtaattagtTCAGGGAAGTTGTAAAAATGGAGTTCAAATGAGCAAGCAttatcaaatttcaagaaaatattaagcacgagaaattcatttaccaaaaattatatattggAGGCTTATTAATATCAtgatttacaatatttttgtaataaaattgctaaaattacttaagttttatataatttttcaaatcatttaaacaGATGATAGTTgccagagtaaaaaatatgaatgctGAATCACTTAACCATTAAAATACTGAAGGACGATAAGAATAAATATTGGACAATCACGATGACGGTAAAAACAAtcattcattattaaaaaaatgagctaAAAATGTCATCCGCGCATGACAGTATAGTGATGCCTGTTCACCGAAAGGTTTGGACATTTCTGAATATATTAAACTATACTAATTACATATCACTCTCAATTGTCGTGCAAAAACTGTATTTAAGAATTATTACTTTAATGTAAATCATATaactatattaaaaaaaccttttctgTTCGTAGATTaaagttttagtttttttttaatattatctgaaatatatatataaataagtaTAGATTGACCAGCACAGAAACTCACATTATCATCATTTGGCAAAATATCTAAGTTGCTTGGAATGAACTCGTTCTTTTCGGGCAGCATCAGCTTTTCAATCGGCTTAGCCTTCTTCCACTTTTCAAGCAGCTCAGTTGGAATGTCTTCGATTTTGTACTTGGTTCCGTACCATTTCTCAGTCTGGTcagcatttttctcaaaatgcttagaaaaaatgaaaatcctgTTTTGAAGGAtgggttaaaattttctcagaacATCAGAAAAAGGTGACCAACCTGCAGTTATTTGGCGTAAGCATATCCATCAGTTCATTAAGCAATTTTGGATTAAACTCTGACAATAAATACTCTGCAGTCAGCACATCCTCTATCGGGTATTTCTTTGGAAAAGGGAAAAcagacatttaaatttatgttcgCATTCAAAACGTAAACTCACCAGTAGGCCTTCAACCAGGTTGACAACGTAATTCAAAGCAGTTTCCTTGTCTTTGAACCGGAAAcccaattttcttatttccgCGTactcattgaaaattattttatgtcgTGGCCTCTCCTTTCGAAGCAAATTGATATACTAAAAGTTACGACAAgtaaatttatacattttttattaaagaataatTGCGAGAGGGTTTAAAAACCTGGAAAACGAAATCAATGACGTGGTCAACGTTCTTAAGACCATCTTCAGTCAGATTAATAATCAGGtcgaagaaataaaaaatttgactggCCGTATGAAGATCGTAGTAAGCATTGAGATTAAACACCCATACTCGCTCTCTCAAGACGTACTGCAAGCTACCGCTGCTTTTGTGATCAAGAAGGTAGGCCAAGTACTTAATTGGCTgaaagcaggaaaaaaatggttaatttttaatatttctgctaGCAGCATAACTCAAAAACGTTgcacataatttaaatattttctgctaaTCTTTTACGTTTATTGAAAAGGATTATACAAAATCATCcccacaaaataaaaaaatatgtgtaaaataaaaggaatcttttgttttgaaatgcttAATCAAttgcgcaaaataattttacaaaaaagagcaccatagtttttttaagattgaattttcactgtaATTTTCACACGTTTATTACAAAGACGCTCAGGATAGTTTCACGGCATTTTTCTAACAGCGCGGGTTATTACTTTCGCTAAACAcctatttatgaaaatatactaACGCCTGACATGTACTGCTGACTCTTATCCACGATGCGAAAGCTGATTCTAAGCAAATGTACCGGTTTAATTGGCACAgccaatattttctttttcagctgCTTTGGGCCAAGAGGATGTCCGGGCCACTCGGGCAGAGTGACGCgtttgttcttaattgttcCAAACAATTTCACAGCTGTATTTTGCAGTTTGGCTAAAGAgtctgtaaaatatattttatattcaatgaATACAACatgctgtgaaatttattcaaatccaTAGCGTTTCGTTTCATTGAAGAAGCAGAATCTTTtggaaaaaacacaattttaaccTTTAAACATGCACCGATAGTAACTTTTATAATATTTGgataatttaagatttaattttacttattgaTGATTTCTGGTTTTGATATaccaaaaaatatagaaaatttggTGATAAAGAAATTACTGGAAAATATCCACATTTCCACCCTTCTTCCAAACTCTGGTAAACAATATAATCtgaaattagttttatatCGCACCTTTGCCGAGGATCACGAGCGACATGATGTTGGACGAGTAGTAATCTCTGTGGAACTTGAGCAGCGCCTCCCTGacattaattccatttttattaggATCTTCGACCAACGTTTGCAAGTTGCCAGTGCCAAATTTACTGTAGGGATGGTCCTTGCTGCTGGTGCTCCTTTCCAGCTGGTGTAATCGCCATGAGTCATTggccaaattattttcatgcacCGAATTGACGGCTTGCACTTCTCGGACTATCGCGTCCTCGGTGAAGAGAGGGGCCAAAAATAACTGAGAAAATCTTTCACCAGGATCAATGTTTGCAACCATATCTCAATTTTACTCATTATTACCTGTCTAATGCTCTATTCAAGTGCTCAGGGGTGACGTCAAAGTAGTGGGTCGTTTTTCCCATGGAGGTGTGTGCATTTGAACTGCCGCCATGCTCTGACAAGAACTTTTCGTACTCGTTCTCTCTTGGGTACTTTTCCGTTCCAAGGAACAACATGTGCTCCAGAAAATGAGCCAAGCCATCGAGTCCATTGGGATCGCTCATGTAACCTGAAAGAAACAATCATTTGCATATTGAGATcattaacattttcaaatagttATATCGGGCCATGAGcgttttgtttgatttttaatgcttgAAAAGACCAATGGAATTTAAAGCAAGTCCTTGTTAAATCCTATATCGGTCGCTCCATAGTCTATGAGAAATAGATTATTCCATATTTATCTGTTTCTCTGGCAAAACCGTGGTACTGaccagttttaattaaatatttgaaaatgcgTCTAAATTTTACgtaagtttattttcaaagcgtTTTTTCAAGGCTTTTTAATGCTTTACAAATTCTTCCCAAATATAAGGAATTTTGTCACTGCTTAGATTTAAACGAGAGCCCGACTAAGGCAAACACACACCAAATACTTCACCATTCCAATCATTGTTGTGATTCTCAAGAAGCAAAGAGCACACGTAATTAATGCGCGTTTCAAAATGCGACGCAAGTTGAATTGATAGAATGCCTAGAATTGTTCTACATAACATTCTTCAGTGTTGCATATCcctattgaaattttatacacCCTTTAAAGCTCTTAACACTTATCTTTGAAagtatataataaaaatctagtCAAAAATTCCGTATAgagtataaatttaatagaaaataaacattttaaaatcgtcGCACAAGatatatttgcataaattctTACTTGAGAGAAAATTGGTCGCTTTGGTCGCAACAACATGAAAAggtctaataaattaaaaatattctatataaataagaaaaatggcTTTCTCATAACTCCTACAACTCATTTCAATACATAAAACGATGATTTTCACTATCAAATATAATTACCAACGTTAACGGTGAGTGCAGCTGCTGCCTTATCAGTTTTTGGGTCGCTGATGAGTAATACCCGCAGCTCATTGCCCAAAATTAGGCCTCGGTAATCTCTTTTGTCCTCTGGACTTTTCGTGATGTTTTTGAATATCTGGACCATCGTGGAAACGGTCGCTGTGGAGAGCGGTCTAGAAGAGAGAACTATTTTACGCTGCAAGCTCTTTAAATACGCCAACAAGAGCGCGtggaagttaaaaaattctaaaaattcatattgcTATCTGAGCAGCGATTTCACAGCCCTTGACAGGAAAATTCCTGATTTCGTGAGTGAAAAGCCAGAAGGCGGAAACAAATATGCGAAGGTTAAATTTGTAGTTTTCTCCTTTATTATTGACTTTTAACGTCAGTTTCTTGTTGAGCAgatttcagttaaattaaagtaaataatttttaaaatacgcaATACGGGTTGCTATAGTAATAAACCATGTGTTAAATTTTCCCCCGTTAAAATAACTTGAATTATTTCACGTCTATTTCGGCCCCTTCACATTTCAGTAGCACAAATATATTAAtcgggaaattatttttcgtcatttGGGGATCCCATATTGATGAACTTCTTTAAGTCAAACACATGCgattatattgatttattttactgaaatttccttattttaataGATCTCTGATATttcaagcataaaaattatgagcTCGCTctggaatatttaattgttcgcaattcaagtaaaaatattgttttgtggCTGATAAAGGGGTAAGTCTTCAGTGCACtttaaatcagatttaatttctttcaatctTTGCAGGTTTGCCCCAGTAACTATTATCGTgtgtgtaattaattatttatgaataaatagaaaatggtATATGGAAATGAatggtatttttattgtaatttattgcacTCTCTTggcaataaatgcaaaaaggttaaaaaacgTGGAACATATTTTATATGACCGACGTTGCTAACGTACAAGTTTGGCTTTAGAACCTTGCGGCCTGTGATGAGCAAAAGGTTGGAGCAGCGGTAAGGTCGACAGACCACTCTTGAAGCTGCAGATGTCATCGATTCGCGTTGGCTGCAACACattcaatcaattattaataaattattttctttggtataaaaattaagaaataccTTGCTGACGACCGACAACGGCTCCAACTCGTCAATCTCAGCGCCAGCAGATCCAGCGCCTTCCTCCGCGGTTGACAACACGTGGACCGCTAGCTTTCGCCTTTTGGCCCCCTCGGCGTGGATGTGATCAGTGTAAAACTTAATCACGTCGTCCTTGGTGATGGTCTTGAGAAAGTCGACCTCTATATTGTTCCGGTCAAAGCAGTATGTTTGCTCGGTAATTTCGTCCCAGAATAGATTCGTCAGTTGAATCATCTTCTTGGGCTTCTCCAGCCGCAGTACAGCCAGGGCTTCTTTGTGCCTTTCAAACTCCTCGTCACTCATTTCCTCGAGGTACGACTT
The nucleotide sequence above comes from Cloeon dipterum chromosome X, ieCloDipt1.1, whole genome shotgun sequence. Encoded proteins:
- the LOC135945421 gene encoding LOW QUALITY PROTEIN: insulin-degrading enzyme-like (The sequence of the model RefSeq protein was modified relative to this genomic sequence to represent the inferred CDS: substituted 1 base at 1 genomic stop codon); this translates as MVQIFKNITKSPEDKRDYRGLILGNELRVLLISDPKTDKAAAALTVNVGYMSDPNGLDGLAHFLEHMLFLGTEKYPRENEYEKFLSEHGGSSNAHTSMGKTTHYFDVTPEHLNRALDRFSQLFLAPLFTEDAIVREVQAVNSVHENNLANDSWRLHQLERSTSSKDHPYSKFGTGNLQTLVEDPNKNGINVREALLKFHRDYYSSNIMSLVILGKDSLAKLQNTAVKLFGTIKNKRVTLPEWPGHPLGPKQLKKKILAVPIKPVHLLRISFRIVDKSQQYMSGPIKYLAYLLDHKSSGSLQYVLRERVWVFNLNAYYDLHTASQIFYFFDLIINLTEDGLKNVDHVIDFVFQYINLLRKERPRHKIIFNEYAEIRKLGFRFKDKETALNYVVNLVEGLLKYPIEDVLTAEYLLSEFNPKLLNELMDMLTPNNCRIFIFSKHFEKNADQTEKWYGTKYKIEDIPTELLEKWKKAKPIEKLMLPEKNEFIPSNLDILPNDDNPPPHPSIIHETPFVRVWHKKDDEFLLPKLNLMMDITSPFANLNPVASYYIDMYVALVNTVLIVYSCYANLAGLKFDIMTQSSGLLVYVEGFHDKLEFFFDKVLNTLLKLDIRGISYKFLKEQEFSTWFPNKQASHYESVCLRENKWLHRDYSDIQEYVSAEGLERFIPQFFSIMHIECLIHGNANKAAAQKLIEVIERNLPKNMLPSHLQRPRDIMLNDGCNYVYKARNAMYKTSCVVFHLQCPPKSTESKMLLELFVKLASEPCFNELRTKEQLGYSVDIRHSYVITGQCVRIEITSLKHPDYVDHKIEEFLLSMKSYLEEMSDEEFERHKQALAALRLEKPKMMKQLTNLYWTEIANRTYCFDRDNIEVESLRKITKDDVIKFYNDHIHPEGAKRRKLAIHVLSTAEGGAGSAGAEIDEFGPLLAVRKPTSIEDIESFKSSLSTFPLPQPPAYHKPXGSKAKV